Proteins encoded together in one Nyctibius grandis isolate bNycGra1 chromosome 1, bNycGra1.pri, whole genome shotgun sequence window:
- the CYP1B1 gene encoding cytochrome P450 1B1 — translation MEAACNSMALERLGEALRGIPPLQSSLLLLLCLLAAIHLGKLLKQQQRRRQGQRRAPPGPFPWPLIGNAAQLGSAPHLSFARLASTYGAVFQLRLGRWPVVVLNGERAIRQALVRQGAAFAGRPPFPSFRLVSGGLSLAFGGYSELWKLHRRAAQATVRAFSTGSPATRRLLERHLVGEARALVALLVRGSAGGAFLDPTRVLVVAVANVMSALCFGRRYSHGDGEFLRLVGRNEQFGRAVGAGSLVDALPWLQRFPSPVRAAYRAFRDLNRDFYGFVRGKFLQHQRSLRPGAAPRDMMDAFIRLQREQPRLQLEHVPATVTDIFGASQDTLSTALQWLLIFLIRYPNVQAKMQEEVDRIVGRDRLPCAEDQPHLPYIMAFLYESMRFSSFVPVTIPHATTTNTFIMGYLIPKDTVIFVNQWSVNHDPAKWSNPEDFDPTRFLDENGFINKDLTSSVMIFSLGKRRCIGEELSKVQLFLFISILVHQCNFTANPNEDPKMDFTYGLTIKPKPFTLNVTLRDTMDLLDQAVQRLQAEKAGNENPPSTNA, via the exons ATGGAAGCAGCGTGCAACAG cATGGCCCTCGAGAGGCTCGGGGAAGCCCTGCGCGGCATCCCCCCCTTGCAAagctccctgctgctcctcctctgcttgCTCGCCGCCATCCACCTGGGCAAGCTCctcaagcagcagcagcgccgGCGGCAGGGCCAGCGCCGGGCGCCGCCGGGCCCTTTCCCCTGGCCCTTGATCGGCAACGCGGCGCAGCTGGGCAGCGCCCCGCACCTCTCCTTCGCCCGCCTGGCCAGCACCTACGGCGCCGTCTTCCAGCTGCGCCTGGGGCGCTGGCCCGTGGTGGTGCTGAACGGGGAGCGCGCCATCCGCCAGGCCCTCGTCCGCCAGGGGGCCGCCTTCGCCGGCCGCCcgcccttcccctccttccgGCTGGTGTCGGGCGGGCTCAGCCTGGCCTTCGGCGGCTACTCCGAGCTCTGGAAGCTGCACCGCCGGGCGGCGCAGGCCACGGTCCGCGCCTTCTCCACCGGCAGCCCGGCCACCCGCCGCCTGCTGGAGCGGCACCTGGTGGGCGAGGCGCGGGCGCTGGTGGCGCTGCTGGTGCGCGGCAGCGCCGGCGGCGCCTTCCTCGACCCCACGCGCGTCCTGGTGGTGGCCGTGGCCAACGTGATGAGCGCCCTGTGCTTCGGCCGCCGCTACAGCCACGGCGACGGCGAGTTCCTGCGCCTGGTGGGGCGCAACGAGCAGTTCGGGCGGGCGGTGGGCGCCGGCAGCCTGGTGGACGCGCTGCCCTGGCTCCAGcgcttccccagccccgtgcgCGCCGCGTACCGCGCCTTCCGCGACCTCAACCGCGACTTCTACGGCTTCGTCCGCGGCAAGTTCCTGCAGCACCAGCGCAGCCTGCGCCCAGGGGCCGCCCCCCGCGACATGATGGACGCCTTCATCCGCCTGCAGCGGGAGCAGCCGCGGCTGCAGCTCGAGCACGTGCCCGCCACCGTCACCGACATCTTCGGCGCCAGCCAGGACACCCTCTCCACCGCCCTTCAGTGgctcctcatcttcctcatcaG GTATCCGAATGTGCAGGCTAAAATGCAAGAAGAAGTGGACAGGATTGTTGGAAGAGACCGTCTGCCATGTGCTGAAGATCAGCCTCACTTGCCTTATATCATGGCTTTCTTGTATGAATCCATGCGTTTCAGCAGCTTCGTGCCTGTTACTATCCCACATGCCACCACAACCAACACCTTCATAATGGGCTACCTCATTCCCAAGGACACAGTGATATTTGTTAATCAGTGGTCAGTGAATCACGATCCAGCAAAATGGTCCAACCCAGAGGATTTTGATCCAACAAGATTCCTGGATGAGAACGGATTCATCAATAAAGATCTTACTAGCAGTGTGATGATTTTCTCATTGGGAAAACGTCGGTGTATCGGAGAGGAGTTATCCAAGGTGCAGCTGTTTCTCTTTATCTCCATACTGGTGCATCAGTGCAATTTTACTGCTAATCCAAATGAGGACCCTAAAATGGACTTTACCTATGGGTTGACCATTAAACCTAAGCCATTTACCTTGAATGTTACACTTAGAGATACTATGGATTTGCTCGATCAGGCTGTCCAAAGACTGCAAGCAGAGAAAGCAGGCAATGAAAATCCGCCGTCAACAAATGCCTAA